A single region of the Lysinibacillus sp. B2A1 genome encodes:
- a CDS encoding phage tail protein, whose product MDQYVGEIRLFAGDYAPDGWALCNGQLLSISENEMLFSLIGTTYGGDGQTTFALPNFQGRVVVHQGQNPMTGTTFVNGQMGGVESVTLISSQLPAHTHQVKASSLDGTTPSPENAVWAKDIQYSTQPPNGTMNAAIISSVGGNTPHDNVMPFLTISYIIALYGMYPME is encoded by the coding sequence ATGGATCAATATGTCGGAGAAATTCGATTGTTTGCTGGAGATTATGCACCAGATGGCTGGGCTCTTTGTAATGGTCAACTACTATCTATTTCCGAAAATGAAATGCTTTTTTCATTGATTGGTACAACTTATGGGGGAGACGGACAAACGACCTTTGCTTTACCCAATTTTCAAGGCAGGGTTGTTGTACATCAAGGACAGAATCCAATGACTGGCACTACCTTTGTCAATGGTCAAATGGGAGGAGTGGAATCTGTCACTTTAATCTCATCACAGCTTCCTGCACATACACATCAGGTAAAGGCATCTTCTCTTGATGGCACAACACCCAGTCCAGAAAATGCTGTTTGGGCAAAAGATATACAATATTCGACACAACCACCAAATGGCACAATGAATGCCGCCATCATTTCAAGTGTTGGAGGAAATACACCTCATGACAATGTAATGCCATTTTTGACAATTAGTTATATTATTGCGCTTTACGGTATGTATCCAATGGAATAG
- a CDS encoding phage tail protein — protein MSEPYVGEIRLFGFGTVPRGWARCDGQVLQINTNQALYSILGATYGGNGTSTFALPDLRGRVPVHVSSSITLGKKAGEEVHVLTTNEMPAHTHVVNCSSVGATLKEATGNAWGTSTNNIYSVNQLNTNMNAQALSATGNSQPHQNMQPYTVANYCIALVGIYPSRN, from the coding sequence ATGAGCGAACCATATGTAGGTGAAATTCGATTGTTTGGCTTTGGTACAGTTCCGAGGGGCTGGGCACGATGCGATGGGCAAGTATTGCAAATTAATACAAACCAAGCTCTATATTCAATTTTAGGAGCAACTTATGGTGGTAATGGAACATCGACCTTTGCATTACCTGATTTAAGAGGCAGAGTTCCAGTTCATGTAAGTAGTAGTATCACACTTGGAAAAAAAGCAGGAGAAGAGGTACATGTATTAACAACTAATGAAATGCCAGCTCATACACATGTTGTCAATTGTAGCTCGGTAGGTGCTACGTTGAAAGAAGCTACTGGTAATGCATGGGGAACATCCACTAATAATATCTATTCAGTCAATCAACTGAATACTAATATGAACGCGCAAGCTTTGTCAGCGACAGGAAACTCACAGCCGCATCAAAATATGCAGCCTTACACTGTAGCAAATTACTGTATAGCTTTAGTCGGAATATATCCATCAAGAAACTAG
- a CDS encoding phage tail protein: MSEAYIGEIRIFGGNFAPRDWALCNGQLINIASNSALYAILGTRYGGDGKTTFALPNLNGRAAIHQGTGAGLTPRSVGASGGSATVTLLTTQMPSHNHIATCNNTQTTNNEPTGAIWTEQQGRGSLPVYSTSLNTSMNALAIDQTGGSQPHNNMQPYLGLSFIICLYGDWPPKS; this comes from the coding sequence GTGTCAGAAGCATATATTGGGGAAATTAGAATATTTGGTGGTAATTTTGCACCAAGAGACTGGGCTTTATGCAATGGTCAGCTTATAAACATTGCTTCGAATAGTGCATTATATGCAATTTTGGGTACCAGATATGGAGGAGATGGAAAAACAACATTTGCTTTACCTAACTTAAATGGTAGGGCAGCTATTCATCAAGGAACTGGAGCAGGATTAACACCGAGAAGTGTTGGAGCATCTGGGGGTTCAGCTACTGTTACACTATTAACGACTCAAATGCCTAGTCATAATCATATAGCTACTTGTAACAATACTCAAACAACAAATAATGAGCCAACTGGAGCAATATGGACCGAACAACAAGGTAGAGGTTCTCTCCCGGTATACTCAACTTCTTTGAATACATCAATGAACGCCTTAGCTATTGATCAAACTGGGGGAAGTCAACCACATAACAATATGCAACCATATTTAGGACTGAGTTTTATTATTTGTTTATATGGGGATTGGCCTCCTAAGAGTTAA
- a CDS encoding cellulosome anchor protein, whose amino-acid sequence MGKKIFTITLCLMLIAFSQLTGIGFVSPLKVEAAACDSPDFPKCIQDLTQASWKDDTNNGFVVSGIPGDDGINIFKYSNGSQFPAGYYFDADEHSPPKSIRISAGESFAGGIFDLKSLKINTINKHPENDALSLTIQGYDGAGNPKGNPVTFKTVANHEPIYDIPINIEGINSFVITASVKFIPVVNAGLWDLTFTQFTIDIPNNNPPTITNGAIATSNITTSEVQLGWAKASDDITTQGDLEYRVYQSSSNNIGTVSTIESNGTPLGGYTKDITSFNVAGLAANTTYYFNVIVKDTDGNKSAYMMQQVTTLALNKPPTSSNGTVNVNEGQVYTFNSTSFAFSDEDAGDTLQQIQISTIPNSGQLFLDSNNNQQFDGGEAITNGMTISKANLDASKLKYVTENGSNSFFTFMVSDGVNYSTNYTMNLVVNARPAVIISSNNSSPTNSNPILITMVFSESVTGFTVDDIAVTNGNATLLTGSGTTYTAQISPSADGAVKIKIPEKVAANSGGALNKASNELQIIYDGTPPTNIDLNNTIVQENKPIGTTVGTLTATDSGSSQTFTYSLQSGDMSFFTINGNVLRTNALFAYDTKNSYKITIRVTDEAGNTFDKEFTIQITKNHAPTGSIIVNSGQISTSSINVTLTLTATDLEGEAIEMRFSNDGITWSSWESKVSTKSWTLSNGEGSKTVYMQLRDTAGNISNAFSDTIVLDTTPPVITGVTNNGVYNTDVTISLNEGTATLNGAAFTSGATVSTSGNYTLVATDSAGNTTTITFVIDKTLPKAVEVKIKSNNLDPTKAKLGDTITLTMKTDKNIQAPTITIAGKTATVTGAATNWQATYVIANGDLEGTAPFTINFKDLLGNSATEVTGVTDGSYVIVDGIKPTVKKVAMASNNANPTVAKVDDVITIDFETSEDIQSPDVTILGQTANVNDKGDGNAKTWQASYTLKSGDAEGPIIFTIDYQDIAGNEGLQVTEVSSGTIVMFDKKSPEITTYFPAHQAINVQPTDNLVLTFDEKVLPVTSKNMVIRNASDNQIVETIGVTQANVSIVDETVTINPSVDLAHNTAYSIQIDAGAFTDSAGNAYIGITDNSTWNFTTAILSTYTVTYDGNGASGGKVPTDSKQYKTQETITVQGNTGNLMKTGYTFVGWNTKVDGKGVTYKNGQTIQMGKENLILYALWSKNNVPGDGGSSTPSPTPAPDPSPEPVTPNNQLKVNVVDPSKPDEVLVQTVLTRVFSNGSFQDTVNFTVANANEFLRKLANKDEKRSRLVIPNMEQPASETKVILAREAAKRLTEGKSHFGIDMGIVKIDVPFASMNDFHEDIYFRIVPIKDAVLQKAIEDRAKQTKIVLQQSNGANVKLVGQPISIDTNLQNRQVTLLLPLPANLTSAQRENMMVYVEHSNGTAEIIRGRFAEFTKGQTGIVFDVQHFSTFSLLYVEQVQEEEQPEEEPIEVDETFASYIQGYTDSTFRPNANVTRAQMAAMLARNLSNNHVPEASNLFYEDTAASWAKNDIEYIRTQGIMQGRHDRSFGPNDMITRAQMAVIAVRWIDKQCVEESTDTPYCEVTASGETYSDVASTHWAAKEIDRISAMGIMVGSGNGEFRPEEKLTRAQAVKVLNRIFNRPIPTEDTEQIFKDIPKEHWAYFEIQAAAK is encoded by the coding sequence ATGGGAAAAAAGATATTTACAATAACCTTATGTTTGATGTTAATCGCTTTTAGCCAATTGACAGGAATAGGGTTCGTATCACCTTTAAAAGTGGAGGCAGCCGCTTGCGATTCTCCCGATTTCCCGAAGTGTATACAGGATTTAACACAAGCTTCGTGGAAAGATGATACAAATAATGGCTTTGTAGTGAGTGGTATTCCTGGTGATGATGGTATTAATATATTCAAGTATAGCAATGGATCACAATTTCCAGCTGGTTATTATTTTGATGCAGATGAACATTCCCCACCAAAATCAATTAGAATTTCTGCTGGAGAAAGCTTTGCAGGTGGTATCTTCGATTTAAAATCATTAAAAATTAATACGATTAATAAACACCCTGAAAACGATGCATTGTCCTTAACAATTCAAGGGTATGATGGAGCAGGAAACCCAAAAGGAAATCCAGTAACTTTTAAGACAGTTGCAAATCATGAGCCTATATATGATATTCCTATTAATATAGAGGGTATTAACTCATTTGTAATAACTGCGAGTGTTAAATTTATACCCGTTGTAAATGCGGGACTATGGGATTTAACTTTTACTCAATTTACGATTGATATCCCAAATAATAATCCGCCAACAATTACAAATGGTGCTATTGCTACCTCAAACATTACTACATCAGAAGTACAGTTGGGCTGGGCTAAAGCCTCTGATGATATAACAACACAAGGGGACTTAGAATATCGAGTCTATCAATCTAGTAGTAATAATATTGGTACGGTTAGTACAATTGAATCGAATGGGACACCGTTAGGCGGCTACACCAAAGATATTACTTCTTTTAATGTGGCAGGTCTTGCTGCCAATACTACCTATTATTTTAATGTCATTGTCAAAGATACTGATGGCAATAAGAGCGCATATATGATGCAGCAGGTAACAACCCTAGCATTAAATAAGCCACCGACATCCAGTAATGGAACCGTAAATGTAAATGAGGGTCAAGTGTATACATTTAATAGTACTTCCTTTGCTTTTTCTGATGAAGATGCTGGAGATACTTTGCAACAGATTCAAATCTCTACAATCCCAAATAGCGGGCAGCTCTTCCTCGATAGCAATAATAATCAGCAATTTGATGGTGGGGAAGCTATTACAAATGGAATGACAATCAGTAAGGCTAATTTAGATGCTAGTAAATTAAAATATGTTACTGAAAATGGTTCTAATTCATTTTTTACATTTATGGTAAGCGATGGGGTTAATTATAGTACTAACTATACAATGAATCTAGTCGTCAATGCGCGTCCAGCCGTGATAATTTCATCAAATAATTCTAGTCCAACAAATAGCAATCCAATTCTTATAACTATGGTATTTAGTGAGTCAGTGACAGGCTTTACGGTTGATGATATAGCTGTTACAAATGGAAATGCTACATTACTGACAGGAAGTGGTACCACATATACGGCCCAAATATCACCTAGTGCGGATGGAGCTGTGAAAATCAAAATTCCAGAAAAGGTTGCTGCAAATAGCGGTGGTGCATTGAATAAAGCATCAAATGAATTACAAATAATCTATGACGGTACACCACCAACTAATATTGACCTTAATAATACTATAGTACAAGAAAATAAGCCGATTGGTACAACTGTTGGTACATTGACAGCAACAGATTCAGGAAGCTCACAAACATTCACGTATTCATTACAATCAGGGGATATGAGCTTCTTTACGATAAATGGAAATGTATTAAGAACCAATGCGCTGTTTGCATACGATACGAAAAATAGCTATAAGATTACAATCAGAGTAACAGATGAGGCTGGCAATACGTTTGATAAGGAGTTTACAATCCAGATTACTAAAAATCACGCACCAACAGGCTCTATCATTGTTAACAGTGGGCAAATCTCGACAAGTTCTATAAATGTTACCTTAACTTTGACGGCAACAGATTTAGAAGGAGAAGCGATAGAAATGCGCTTTTCGAATGATGGTATTACTTGGTCCAGTTGGGAGTCAAAAGTATCTACGAAAAGTTGGACATTGTCAAATGGAGAAGGTAGTAAAACAGTTTATATGCAACTAAGGGATACTGCTGGCAATATATCAAATGCATTCTCAGATACAATTGTTCTAGATACAACACCACCAGTCATAACAGGGGTTACAAATAACGGTGTTTATAACACTGACGTAACAATTAGTCTTAATGAAGGAACGGCTACCCTGAATGGAGCAGCTTTCACAAGTGGAGCCACTGTAAGTACATCTGGAAATTATACTTTAGTAGCAACAGATAGCGCAGGTAATACCACAACCATTACATTTGTGATTGATAAAACTCTGCCAAAGGCTGTAGAGGTGAAGATTAAATCTAATAATCTAGATCCGACAAAGGCTAAACTAGGAGATACTATCACATTAACAATGAAAACAGATAAAAATATCCAAGCACCGACAATTACCATTGCGGGGAAAACTGCAACTGTAACGGGAGCCGCCACAAACTGGCAGGCAACATATGTTATAGCGAATGGTGATTTAGAGGGAACAGCACCTTTTACAATTAACTTTAAAGATTTGCTAGGCAATTCAGCAACGGAGGTAACTGGCGTAACTGATGGAAGCTATGTCATAGTCGATGGCATAAAGCCAACTGTGAAGAAGGTGGCAATGGCTTCAAATAATGCTAATCCAACAGTTGCTAAGGTAGATGATGTAATCACAATCGACTTTGAGACAAGTGAGGACATTCAATCACCAGATGTAACAATCCTAGGACAAACAGCAAATGTAAATGATAAAGGTGATGGGAATGCTAAAACATGGCAAGCAAGCTATACATTGAAATCTGGAGACGCAGAGGGACCCATTATCTTTACAATTGATTATCAAGATATAGCGGGGAATGAGGGCTTACAGGTAACAGAGGTTTCATCAGGAACAATTGTGATGTTTGATAAAAAGTCTCCTGAAATAACAACCTATTTCCCAGCGCATCAGGCAATTAATGTACAGCCTACAGATAATCTTGTATTAACATTTGATGAAAAGGTCTTACCTGTAACTAGTAAAAATATGGTCATTCGAAATGCTTCGGATAATCAAATTGTCGAAACAATTGGTGTTACACAAGCAAATGTTTCTATCGTTGATGAAACTGTGACAATTAATCCTTCAGTTGATTTAGCCCATAACACGGCTTACAGCATTCAAATTGATGCAGGAGCATTTACTGATTCAGCGGGCAATGCGTATATAGGTATTACTGATAATAGTACATGGAATTTTACCACTGCCATACTATCGACATACACAGTTACGTATGATGGTAACGGAGCTAGCGGTGGGAAAGTACCAACCGATTCGAAGCAGTATAAAACTCAGGAGACAATCACAGTACAGGGCAATACAGGTAATTTAATGAAAACAGGCTATACATTTGTAGGGTGGAATACGAAGGTTGATGGAAAAGGTGTTACTTATAAAAATGGGCAAACAATTCAAATGGGGAAAGAGAATTTGATATTGTATGCTTTATGGTCTAAAAATAATGTACCAGGAGATGGAGGATCATCAACGCCGAGTCCTACTCCAGCACCTGACCCAAGTCCTGAACCTGTTACGCCAAATAATCAATTAAAGGTGAATGTTGTCGATCCAAGTAAGCCAGACGAGGTGCTCGTACAAACCGTTTTAACACGTGTATTTAGTAATGGTAGCTTCCAGGATACAGTAAACTTTACAGTAGCAAATGCAAACGAGTTTCTTCGAAAATTAGCAAATAAGGATGAAAAAAGATCTAGACTTGTGATACCTAATATGGAACAGCCGGCAAGTGAAACAAAGGTGATACTTGCTAGAGAGGCTGCTAAACGATTAACGGAGGGCAAATCACATTTCGGTATAGATATGGGAATAGTCAAAATAGATGTTCCTTTTGCTTCAATGAATGATTTCCATGAAGATATTTATTTCCGAATTGTACCGATTAAGGATGCAGTGCTGCAGAAAGCTATCGAAGACCGGGCTAAACAAACAAAAATAGTGTTACAACAGAGTAATGGCGCTAATGTAAAGCTCGTTGGTCAGCCAATATCTATTGACACAAATCTACAAAATCGTCAGGTAACATTGCTACTACCATTACCAGCGAATCTCACATCAGCTCAACGAGAAAATATGATGGTCTACGTAGAGCACAGTAATGGAACAGCCGAAATAATACGTGGGCGTTTTGCAGAATTTACGAAAGGGCAAACAGGTATTGTCTTTGACGTACAGCACTTTTCTACATTTTCTTTACTTTATGTAGAACAAGTGCAGGAGGAAGAACAACCTGAGGAAGAACCAATAGAGGTAGACGAAACATTTGCCTCATATATTCAAGGATACACAGATAGCACTTTCCGTCCGAATGCAAATGTCACACGTGCACAAATGGCAGCGATGCTGGCAAGAAACCTAAGTAACAATCATGTACCAGAAGCATCTAATCTATTTTATGAGGATACAGCTGCTTCTTGGGCAAAAAATGATATTGAGTATATTCGTACACAAGGAATCATGCAAGGACGTCATGATCGTTCATTTGGTCCGAATGATATGATTACTAGAGCCCAAATGGCGGTTATTGCTGTGAGGTGGATTGATAAGCAATGTGTAGAAGAATCTACAGATACCCCATATTGTGAAGTGACGGCAAGTGGCGAAACATATAGTGATGTGGCTTCTACGCATTGGGCGGCAAAAGAAATCGATCGCATAAGCGCAATGGGAATAATGGTTGGCTCAGGCAATGGTGAATTTAGACCTGAAGAGAAACTAACACGTGCACAGGCAGTAAAGGTACTAAATCGAATCTTTAATCGTCCAATACCGACTGAGGACACAGAACAAATCTTCAAGGATATACCAAAAGAGCATTGGGCTTACTTTGAGATTCAAGCTGCAGCAAAATAA
- a CDS encoding EAL domain-containing protein, with product MEVFIGRQPIFNLHEQVVAYELLYRSKNGNTFPKVDSDAATVDVLVNSFLSIGIEEVTKGKPCFVNFTENLLMGSINEYLNPSEVVIEILEDVPLTPQLVERVIELKSNGYKIALDDFILDEHVQIYDELFAHIDYIKVDFLSSPLLKRMEIENKVKENFPHIKLLAEKVETRNQFEVAKHSGYELFQGYFFEQPQIIKATDIPANTLQYFYIITLLKEEEPNIQLLADNIERDLSLTYKLLQMIDNSSRRSKSKVRSIKQAIVLIGISNLRKWIYLLAMREIDINTDTDLFKEVMRTSLFRAKVCERLAKLSNKQNFSEYFLVGMFSLIDTLLQRPIDVILQQLPFSEDITNTIFGHQTEMTPYLEFSIALGKLDWSNLEELAPQLNIDLANIDLLYHEAMEWAEKSF from the coding sequence ATGGAAGTATTTATCGGTAGACAGCCAATTTTTAACCTTCATGAACAAGTTGTTGCATATGAATTATTATATCGTAGTAAAAACGGAAATACTTTTCCGAAGGTTGATTCAGATGCGGCCACAGTTGATGTACTAGTAAACTCCTTTCTTTCAATTGGTATTGAAGAGGTAACAAAAGGTAAGCCTTGTTTTGTGAACTTTACTGAAAACTTGCTCATGGGCTCGATTAATGAATATTTGAATCCATCAGAGGTTGTTATTGAGATATTAGAGGATGTTCCGCTTACACCACAATTAGTAGAGAGAGTAATCGAGCTGAAATCGAACGGATATAAAATAGCATTAGATGATTTTATATTGGATGAGCATGTACAAATTTATGATGAACTGTTCGCCCATATTGATTATATAAAAGTTGATTTTTTATCGTCACCATTACTCAAGAGAATGGAAATTGAAAATAAAGTGAAGGAAAATTTCCCACACATTAAGCTGCTCGCAGAAAAAGTGGAGACACGTAATCAATTTGAAGTTGCAAAACACTCAGGCTATGAGTTATTCCAAGGCTATTTCTTTGAACAACCCCAAATAATTAAAGCTACAGATATACCAGCGAATACCCTTCAATACTTCTACATTATTACTCTACTAAAGGAAGAGGAACCTAATATACAGTTACTAGCTGATAATATTGAGCGAGATCTTTCATTAACGTATAAATTATTGCAAATGATTGACAATTCTTCTAGACGTTCTAAATCCAAAGTGCGCTCTATAAAACAAGCGATAGTACTGATCGGGATATCAAATTTACGCAAGTGGATTTACTTATTAGCTATGCGAGAAATTGATATAAATACTGATACGGATCTCTTTAAAGAGGTCATGCGTACATCATTATTCCGTGCGAAGGTATGTGAAAGATTGGCGAAGCTCTCCAATAAGCAAAACTTCTCAGAATACTTTTTGGTAGGCATGTTTTCATTAATAGATACTTTGCTACAAAGACCGATCGATGTAATTTTACAACAGCTGCCATTTTCAGAAGACATAACGAACACTATTTTTGGTCATCAAACTGAGATGACACCGTATCTTGAATTCAGTATTGCCTTGGGTAAATTAGATTGGTCTAACCTTGAGGAATTAGCTCCTCAATTAAATATTGATTTGGCAAACATCGATCTTTTATACCATGAAGCAATGGAATGGGCGGAAAAATCATTTTAA
- a CDS encoding nucleotidyltransferase domain-containing protein, which yields MEVFDLQQNWEKVVVEKLTLAVNPVFVIVFGSYAQGSAREDSDLDIAYFAEKQLSAYERFLLAGEIAQSCNVDVDLVDIKTVDTVFAAQIFSSGNVIDCKDENTFVKERMKALSMYVTLNEQRAEILKAIEERGSVYGE from the coding sequence ATGGAGGTGTTTGATTTGCAGCAAAATTGGGAGAAAGTAGTTGTAGAAAAGCTAACATTAGCTGTTAATCCGGTCTTTGTTATTGTTTTTGGTTCGTATGCGCAGGGGTCGGCACGGGAAGATAGTGATTTAGATATTGCGTATTTTGCAGAAAAACAGCTTTCGGCTTATGAACGTTTTCTATTAGCAGGTGAAATTGCACAGTCTTGTAATGTAGATGTTGATTTAGTTGATATTAAAACGGTTGATACAGTGTTCGCAGCACAAATTTTTTCAAGTGGTAATGTCATTGATTGCAAAGATGAAAACACCTTTGTTAAAGAACGTATGAAGGCATTATCAATGTATGTGACATTAAATGAACAACGTGCGGAAATTCTAAAGGCAATTGAAGAAAGAGGTAGTGTCTATGGTGAATAA